One window from the genome of Larus michahellis chromosome 23, bLarMic1.1, whole genome shotgun sequence encodes:
- the UQCR11 gene encoding cytochrome b-c1 complex subunit 10, with amino-acid sequence MLSKLVGPRYVQLLQNWTPTLVTWGGVAGTGLIWVTDWKLVLQYVPYIGGKYKTED; translated from the exons ATGTTGAGCAAGTTGGTGGGGCCGCGCTACGTCCAGCTCCTTCAGAACTG GACTCCCACCCTCGTTACGTGGGGTGGTGTAGCTGGTACTGGTTTAATATGGGTCACAGACTGGAAGCTGGTCCTTCAGTATGTTCCCTACATTGGTGGCAAGTATAAAACTGAAGACTAA